GAGGCCGCCGAGGGACAGGGTCCGTACGAAGAGGTCGGCGGTGTCCTGTTCGAGCGCGCCGGCCTCGGCCGAGTGCCGGGCGAGCGAGACGAGCTCGCCGGGGGTGCGGACCGAGTCCAGCTCCTCGGTGGGCTCGACGCCCAGGAGCCGTACGAGGCTGTTCGCGACCCGGTTGAGCAGGGAGATCACCGGCCGGAACAGTGCCGAGAAGCGGCGCTGCGGGGTGGCGACGAAGCGGGCGACCTGGAGCGGCCGGGAGACCGCCCAGTTCTTCGGCACCAGCTCGCCGACGACCATCTGGACGGCGGAGGCGAGCAGCATGCCGATCACCACGGAGACCCCGGAGACGGCCCCTTCGGGCAGTCCGGTCGCGGTCAGCGGCGCGTGGAGGAGTCCGGCGAGCGCGGGCTCGGCGAGCATGCCGACGACCAGCGAGGTGATGGTGATGCCCAGCTGGGTGCCGGAGAGCTGGAAGGAGAGCTCGCGCAGCGCGGTGACGACGGTGCGGGCGCGCCGGTCGCCGGCGTCAGCGGCCCGCTGGGCCTCGGCGCGCTCGACGGTCACGAGACCGAACTCGGCGGCCACGAAGAAGCCGTTGGCGAGGATCAGGAGGAAGGCCGCGAAGAGCAGCAGAAGGGAGACGATCATGCCGCCGCCTCCGGGGAGGGGGCGGCGCAGGTACTACCGGACGATCCGTCCATTGCTGGAGGGAGTCACTCCTCGGGTCGAAGGGTGGTCTCGCGGGCCGCGGCTGCGGCCCTGCACACGCGAGACGGTGGTGCCGCTCGGCACCACCGTCTCCAGAGTAGTCACGGGAACGCCCCGAAGGGCAGGGGGTCGGCCCCGGATGGGGGACGGATCGGGGTTTCCCCCAGCCCGCCCCGGGCCCGGATCGGGGATTCCCCCAAGCCGGATCGGGGTCTCAGCGGGTTTCCGCGCTCGTTCCGCGGCTGTCCGCGAGGGCCCGCAGGGCGCGGGCGTCGCGGATCGCCGATTCCTTGGCGATCCCGGGCTGGATGCCGAGGGCGGGCAGGCTCGTGCCGTCGCTCAGGTCGAGGAAGACCCAGGGGTCGCCGGGGCGGAGGTTGACCTTGAGGATCTCCGCCCAGGCGAGGCGCCGGCTCCTGGTGATGTTGACGACCGTCACGCCGTCCTCGTCGGCCACGACCTTGGGGCGGCTCAGCAGGACCAGGACCCCGGAGAGCAGCACGGCGGTGAGGACGAAGCTCGCGCGCTCCCCCGGTCCGAGGCGCTCCAGCATCATCGCCACGGCCGTGACGACGACGAACATCGTGACGCCCAGGGTCAGCAGGATCGCCCGGGTGCGACCGGGACGGAAGGTGACCGGGAGGGAGGGCGTCGGGGACTGCGACATCGGAGGTTCCTCAGTGCCTGGTGAGACAGCGCCCGCTGGGACGGTGCCTGGTGGGACGGTGCGGGCCGGCCGCCGTCAGAGGCGGCAGGCGTGGATGGCGGTGGTGAGGATGGCGCGGGCGCCGATCTCGTACAGGTCGTCCATGATCCGCTGCGCCTCCTTGGCGGGGACCATCGCACGGACGGCGACCCAGCCCTCGTTGTGCAGCGGGGAGACGGTCGGCGACTCCAGGCCCGGGGTGAGGGCGACGGCCTGCTCCAGGTGCTCGGCGCGGCAGTCGTAGTCCATCATCACGTACGAGCGGGCGACGAGGACGCCCTGGAGGCGGCGCATGAACTGCTGCACCTGCGGGTGGTCGTCCGAGGCGCCGTGACGGCGGATGACGACCGCCTCGGAGGTCAGGATCGGCTCGCCGATGACCTCCAGGCCGGCGTTGCGCAGGCTGGTGCCGGTCTCCACGACGTCCGCGATGATCTGGGCGACGCCCAGCTGGATCGCGGTCTCGACCGCGCCGTCCAGGTGGACGACGGAGGCGTCGATGCCCTGGTCGGCGAGGTGCTTGGCGACGATGCCCTCGTAGGAGGTGGCGATCGTCATGCCGCCGAAGTCCTCGGGACCGTTCGCGGTGCCCGGGCGGGTGGCGTAGCGGAAGGTGGAGCGGCCGAAGTTCAGCGGGAGGATCTCCTCGGCGCTGGCTCCGGAGTCCAGGAGCAGGTCACGGCCGGTGATGCCGATGTCCAGCTTCCCGGAGGCGACGTAGATCGCGATGTCCTTCGGCCGCAGGTAGAAGAACTCGACCTCGTTGTCGGGGTCGACGACCACCAGCTCCTTGGACTCCTTGCGCTGGCGGTAGCCGGCCTCATGGAGCATTGCCGACGCAGGTCCGGAGAGGGAACCCTTGTTGGGGACGGCGATGCGCAGCATGGGGTGAGCTTCCTTTGCCTGGGAGTTCTGGGGAGGGTGTGGAACTTTTCTCGGTGGTGCTCAGAGGTGGGCGTAGACGTCGTCGAGCGAGATCCCGCGGGCGACCATCATCACCTGGACGTGGTACAGCAGCTGCGAGATCTCCTCGGCGGCGGCTTCCTTGCCCTCGTACTCGGCGGCCATCCAGACCTCGGCGGCCTCCTCGACGACCTTCTTGCCGATGGCATGGACGCCCTTGCCCACCAGCTCCGCCGTGCGGGAGGTGGCCGGGTCGCCGGTCTCTGCCTTGAGCTTGAGCTCGGAGAAGAGCTCTTCGAAGCTTTTGTTCGCCATGATGGTCCTAAGAGTACGGGGTAAGGGGCGCGGGCCTAGCGCCAGGGCTCACTGACCGTGCGCAGGGTGGTGGCGGTGGCGACGGCGGCGGTGACGGCCTCGTGGCCCTTGTCCTCGGAGGATCCCTCGAGGCCGGCGCGGTCGAGCGCCTGTTCCTCGTTGTCGACGGTGAGGACACCGAATCCGACGGGTACGCCGGTGTCGATCGAGACCTGGGTGAGGCCGTGGGTGACGCCCTGGCACACGTACTCGAAGTGCGGCGTTCCGCCGCGGATGACGACGCCGAGCGCCACGATGGCATCGTAGCCGCGCCCGGCGAGCACCTTCGCCACGACCGGGAGCTCGAAGCTGCCGGGCACGCGCAGGAGCGTCGGCTCGTCGATGCCCAGCTCGCTGAGGGCGCGCAGGGCGCCGTCGACGAGACCGTCCATGATCTTCTCGTGCCACTGCGCCGCGATGACCGCGACCCGCAGGTCGCCGCAGTTCTTCACGCTGAGGACGGGTGCGCCCTTGCCGCTCATGTCTCTCCTAGCCGATTAGCCGTGTAACAGGTTCGTACGTACGTGATCACTGGTTGTTGCAGGTGGAGGCCGGGGAGCCGTCCAGCCAGGGCAGGTCGTGCCCCATCCGGTCCCGCTTGGTGCGCAGGTAGCGGAGGTTGTGCTCGCCGGCCTGGACCGGCATGGGCTCGCGGCCCTCGACCCGCAGACCGTGCCGGGTGAGGGCGTCGATCTTGTCGGGGTTGTTGGTCATCAGGCGCAGGGTGCGGACGCCGAGGTCGCCGAGGATCTGCGCGCCGGCCGCGTAGTCGCGGGCGTCGGCGGGCAGCCCGAGCTCCAGGTTGGCGTCGAGGGTGTCGCGGCCCTGCTCCTGGAGCTCGTACGCGCGCAGCTTGGACAGCAGGCCGATGCCGCGGCCCTCGTGGCCGCGCAGGTAGACGACGACTCCGCGCCCGGCCTCGGTGATGCGGTCCATGGAGGCCTGCAGCTGGGGGCCGCAGTCGCAGCGCAGGGAGTGGAAGATGTCGCCGGTGAGGCACTCGGAGTGGACCCGGACGAGGACGTCCTCGCCGTCGCCGATCTCGCCGTGGACGAGGGCGACGTGCTCGACGCCGTCGACGGTGGAGCGGTAGCCGTACGCGGTGAACTCGCCGTGCGCGGTGGGGAGGTGGACCTCGGCCTCGCGGCGGACGGTGGGCTCGGCGGAGCGCCGGTAGGCGATCAGGTCCTCGATGGAGATGATCGTCAGGCCGTGCTTGCGGGCGAAGGGGACCAGCTCGGGCAGCCGCAGCATCACGCCGTCCTCGCCGGCGATCTCGACGATGGCGCCGGCCGGGCGGAGGCCCGCGAGGCGGGCCAGGTCGACGGCGGCCTCGGTGTGACCGTTGCGGACGAGGACGCCGCCGGGCTTGGCGCGCAGCGGGAAGATGTGGCCGGGGCGGACGAAGTCGGAGGGCTCGTGGGTGCCGGAGGCCAGCATCCGCAGGGTGGTGGCGCGGTCGGCGGCGGAGATGCCGGTGGTGACGCCGTGGGCGGGGGACGCGTCGACGGAGACGGTGAAGGCCGTGCGCATCGACTCGGTGTTGTGCTCGACCATCTGCGGGAGTTCGAGGCGCTGCAGCTCCTCGTCCTCCATGGGGGCGCAGATCAGGCCGCGGCACTCGCTCATCATGAAGGCGACGATCTCGGGGGTGGCCTTCTCGGCGGCGATGACGAGGTCGCCCTCGTTCTCGCGGTCCTCGTCGTCGACCACGACGACGGGCCGGCCGGCGGCGATGTCGCGGATGGCCTGCTCGACGGGGTCGAGGGCGAGGTCGGTGGCGTCCCAGAGGGGAAGGGCGGCACTCATGCGTGGACTCCTTCCAGAGCGGCGGGGGCGGTGCGCGTCCGGAGCCACCAGTCGCGCATGCCCCAGATGACGAGGGCGAAGTAGATGACGTAGACGAGGCCGGAGAAGGCGAGGCCGCTGTTGAAGGCGAGGGGGACGCCGACGAGGTCGACGAGGAGCCAGGCGAACCAGAACTCGACGAGGCCGCGGGCCTGGGCGATCATCGCGACGAGGGTGCCGACGAAGATGTACGCGTCGGCCCAGGGGCTCCAGGACAGCGACGGGTAGAGGGTGAAGAGGCCGCCGACGGCGAGGGTGCCGAGGGCCGCGCCGGCGAGGAGCAGACCGCGCTCCTTCCAGGTGGCGAAGCGGACGGCGATGGAGCCGTCCTGGGCCTGCTGCTTGCCGCGGTTCCACTGCCACCAGCCCCAGGCGGCGACGCCGATGACGAGGAGCTGCTTGCCGACGCCGCCGGAGAGGTGGGCGGAGGCGTAGGCGCCGACGAGGATGACGCCGGAGAGCAGCTGGGCGGGCCAGGTGAGGATGGAGCGGCGCCAGCCGAGCGCGAGCGCGATGAGTCCGATCGTGTTGCCGATCATGTCGGACCACATGATGTGCTGGCCGAAGACGGTGAACGCCTCGGAGTTGAGCCAGTTCACTTCTCGTTCTCCTTGGCGTCGGTGCCGAGCAGCCGCTCGACGTACTTGGCGATGACGTCCACTTCGAGGTTGACCGGGTCGCCGGACTGCTTGATGCCGAGCGTGGTCAGGTCGAGGGTGGTCGGGATGAGGCTGATGGTGAACCAGTCGTCGGACACCTCGACGACGGTGAGGCTGACGCCGTCGACCGTGATCGAGCCCTTCTCGACGACGTACCGGGAGAGGTGGGCGGGCAGGCCGACCTTGACGAGCTCCCAGTGCTCGGACGGGGTCCGCTCCAGGATGGTGCCGGTGCCGTCGACGTGGCCCTGGACGATGTGACCGCCGAGGCGGCCGCCGACGGCCATGGGCCGCTCCAGGTTGACGCGGGAGCCGACTCCGAGGGCGCCGAGGCTGGACCGCTTGAGGGTCTCGGCCATGACGTCGGCGGTGAACTCGCCGTCGCCGTGCTCGACGACCGTGAGACAGACACCGTTGACGGCGATGGAGTCGCCGTGCTGGGCGCCTTCCGTGACCAGGGGGCCGCGCAGCCGGAAGCGGGAGGCGTCCTCCAGCTGCTCGACGGCGACGACCTCGCCCAGTTCTTCGACGATTCCGGTGAACACGGTCAGGCTCCCTTGA
This is a stretch of genomic DNA from Streptomyces sp. R44. It encodes these proteins:
- a CDS encoding PH domain-containing protein, whose protein sequence is MSQSPTPSLPVTFRPGRTRAILLTLGVTMFVVVTAVAMMLERLGPGERASFVLTAVLLSGVLVLLSRPKVVADEDGVTVVNITRSRRLAWAEILKVNLRPGDPWVFLDLSDGTSLPALGIQPGIAKESAIRDARALRALADSRGTSAETR
- the hisG gene encoding ATP phosphoribosyltransferase; the encoded protein is MLRIAVPNKGSLSGPASAMLHEAGYRQRKESKELVVVDPDNEVEFFYLRPKDIAIYVASGKLDIGITGRDLLLDSGASAEEILPLNFGRSTFRYATRPGTANGPEDFGGMTIATSYEGIVAKHLADQGIDASVVHLDGAVETAIQLGVAQIIADVVETGTSLRNAGLEVIGEPILTSEAVVIRRHGASDDHPQVQQFMRRLQGVLVARSYVMMDYDCRAEHLEQAVALTPGLESPTVSPLHNEGWVAVRAMVPAKEAQRIMDDLYEIGARAILTTAIHACRL
- a CDS encoding phosphoribosyl-ATP diphosphatase, which translates into the protein MANKSFEELFSELKLKAETGDPATSRTAELVGKGVHAIGKKVVEEAAEVWMAAEYEGKEAAAEEISQLLYHVQVMMVARGISLDDVYAHL
- the ribH gene encoding 6,7-dimethyl-8-ribityllumazine synthase is translated as MSGKGAPVLSVKNCGDLRVAVIAAQWHEKIMDGLVDGALRALSELGIDEPTLLRVPGSFELPVVAKVLAGRGYDAIVALGVVIRGGTPHFEYVCQGVTHGLTQVSIDTGVPVGFGVLTVDNEEQALDRAGLEGSSEDKGHEAVTAAVATATTLRTVSEPWR
- a CDS encoding bifunctional 3,4-dihydroxy-2-butanone-4-phosphate synthase/GTP cyclohydrolase II, giving the protein MSAALPLWDATDLALDPVEQAIRDIAAGRPVVVVDDEDRENEGDLVIAAEKATPEIVAFMMSECRGLICAPMEDEELQRLELPQMVEHNTESMRTAFTVSVDASPAHGVTTGISAADRATTLRMLASGTHEPSDFVRPGHIFPLRAKPGGVLVRNGHTEAAVDLARLAGLRPAGAIVEIAGEDGVMLRLPELVPFARKHGLTIISIEDLIAYRRSAEPTVRREAEVHLPTAHGEFTAYGYRSTVDGVEHVALVHGEIGDGEDVLVRVHSECLTGDIFHSLRCDCGPQLQASMDRITEAGRGVVVYLRGHEGRGIGLLSKLRAYELQEQGRDTLDANLELGLPADARDYAAGAQILGDLGVRTLRLMTNNPDKIDALTRHGLRVEGREPMPVQAGEHNLRYLRTKRDRMGHDLPWLDGSPASTCNNQ
- a CDS encoding nicotinamide riboside transporter PnuC produces the protein MWSDMIGNTIGLIALALGWRRSILTWPAQLLSGVILVGAYASAHLSGGVGKQLLVIGVAAWGWWQWNRGKQQAQDGSIAVRFATWKERGLLLAGAALGTLAVGGLFTLYPSLSWSPWADAYIFVGTLVAMIAQARGLVEFWFAWLLVDLVGVPLAFNSGLAFSGLVYVIYFALVIWGMRDWWLRTRTAPAALEGVHA
- a CDS encoding riboflavin synthase, which codes for MFTGIVEELGEVVAVEQLEDASRFRLRGPLVTEGAQHGDSIAVNGVCLTVVEHGDGEFTADVMAETLKRSSLGALGVGSRVNLERPMAVGGRLGGHIVQGHVDGTGTILERTPSEHWELVKVGLPAHLSRYVVEKGSITVDGVSLTVVEVSDDWFTISLIPTTLDLTTLGIKQSGDPVNLEVDVIAKYVERLLGTDAKENEK